The following are encoded in a window of Platichthys flesus chromosome 19, fPlaFle2.1, whole genome shotgun sequence genomic DNA:
- the prlra gene encoding prolactin receptor a isoform X2, producing the protein MKNVSGAALLLFLSFFTPHAQGTNSLGISPPEKPALTRCRSPEKETFTCWWVPGSDGGLPTTYALYYRKENSDTVYECPDYHTAGENSCFFNKNDTSIWVNYNITVVATNAHGSTFSDPVDIDVVYIVMPNPPEKVVVTVLEDKGWPFLRVSWEPPHKADTRSGWITLIYELRIRLDGEDEWEMHLAGQQKMFNIFSLRSGGTYHVQVRCKPDHGFWSEWSSTFDAKVPEYVHREKSTWILITVFCAFIFLVLAWLLHMNSHSLKHCILPPVPGPKIKGFDKQLLKSGKSEGIFSAMMVSDFPPTTLSNCEDFLVEFLEVYIPEEQELMLEESKDLHNAGLKSGGSTYDNDSGRGSCDSHTLLMDKCGRLKEEEKRTDQEKSPMDAQRHQKKRNEGALTYSHDDIVSPDMSSGRVKTWPSVYSPLPQYSSLNQMSLLETAKQHCLSDSLFLPISSSSYLTQPGHGTNKEALGPSYWDKKYHSLHPQTQALWQLQAHSEVNISSVGRIKAPAGQQPLALRTTEYVEVQRVNEEDVVLLQPVMSDCGADCPLPRQEEDYSKVIGVNGDNVLLLQREVAGHEAERCPCEGQEMNGAMESCLPSSIVTQKPAACFHTGTPVRDDTSLAVSGYVDTATIFTTY; encoded by the exons ATGAAGAACGTCTCAGGAGCAGCCCTGCTGTTGTTTCTGTCGTTCTTCACGCCGCACGCACAGGGAACAA ATTCCTTAGGCATCAGCCCTCCGGAGAAACCTGCTCTGACCAGATGTCGTTCTCCTGAAAAGGAGACCTTCACCTGCTGGTGGGTGCCAGGATCTGACGGGGGCCTGCCCACCACCTACGCCCTGTACTATCGCAAAGAGAA CTCTGATACAGTGTACGAGTGTCCCGACTACCACACGGCCGGGGAGAACTCCTGCTTCTTCAACAAGAACGACACGTCCATCTGGGTCAACTACAACATCACTGTGGTTGCCACCAACGCACACGGCAGTACCTTCTCCGACCCCGTGGACATAGATGTGGTCTACATCG TCATGCCTAATCCTCCAGAGAAGGTAGTGGTGACTGTGTTGGAGGACAAGGGCTGGCCCTTCCTCCGGGTGTCATGGGAACCACCACACAAGGCCGACACCCGCTCCGGCTGGATCACTCTGATCTACGAGCTCCGCATCAGGTTGGATGGAGAAGATGAGTGGGAG ATGCACCTTGCAGGACAACAGAAGATGTTTAACATTTTCAGTCTGCGGTCAGGTGGTACGTACCATGTCCAGGTGCGCTGTAAGCCCGATCATGGTTTTTGGAGTGAATGGAGTTCCACCTTCGACGCCAAAGTGCCTGAAT ATGTCCATCGGGAGAAGTCAACGTGGATCCTCATTACAGTCTTTTGTGCCTTCATCTTCCTCGTCCTCGCGTGGTTGTTACACATGAACAGccacag TCTGAAGCATTGCATTCTGCCACCTGTCCCCGGTCCTAAAATCAAAGGATTTGATAAACAACTTCTAAAG AGTGGCAAGTCTGAGGGGATCTTCAGTGCAATGATGGTCTCCGATTTCCCCCCGACCACATTGTCCAACTGTGAAGATTTTCTGGTGGAGTTCTTAGAGGTGTAcatccctgaggagcaggagctgatgCTGGAGGAAAGCAAGGATCTGCACAATGCCGGCCTCAAATCCGGGGGCTCCACGTACGACAATGACTCCGGCCGGGGCAGCTGTGACAGCCACACTCTGCTGATGGATAAGTGCGGAAGgttgaaagaggaagagaagcgaACAGATCAGGAGAAAAGTCCGATGGACGCTCAGAGGCACCAGAAAAAAAGGAATGAGGGTGCGTTGACCTACTCTCATGATGATATCGTTAGCCCTGACATGTCCAGTGGACGGGTGAAGACCTGGCCTTCTGTGTATTCGCCTCTGCCTCAGTACAGCTCACTTAACCAAATGAGCCTGCTTGAGACGGCGAAACAGCACTGCCTCTCCGACAGCCTGTTCCTCCCAATCTCCTCGTCCTCCTACCTCACCCAGCCTGGCCATGGCACCAATAAGGAGGCTCTAGGACCAAGCTACTGGGACAAGAAATATCACTCACTCCATCCTCAGACGCAGGCCCTCTGGCAACTCCAGGCCCACAGCGAGGTCAACATCTCCAGCGTCGGCCGCATAAAAGCGCCCGCTGGTCAGCAGCCGCTTGCTCTCCGGACCACCGAGTATGTCGAAGTCCAGAGGGTCAACGAGGAGGACGTGGTGCTCCTGCAGCCTGTCATGTCGGACTGTGGGGCTGACTGCCCCCTGCCACGCCAGGAGGAGGACTACAGCAAGGTGATTGGGGTGAACGGTGACAACGTGCTTCTTCTCCAGAGAGAGGTGGCGGGACACGAGGCGGAGAGGTGCCCCTGTGAGGGCCAGGAGATGAATGGAGCGATGGAGAGCTGCCTCCCGTCATCCATTGTTACCCAGAAGCCTGCAGCCTGCTTTCACACTGGCACACCAGTCCGGGATGACACTAGCCTGGCAGTGAGTGGCTATGTAGACACTGCCACCATATTTACTACCTACTAG
- the prlra gene encoding prolactin receptor a isoform X1, which yields MKNVSGAALLLFLSFFTPHAQGTNSLGISPPEKPALTRCRSPEKETFTCWWVPGSDGGLPTTYALYYRKENSDTVYECPDYHTAGENSCFFNKNDTSIWVNYNITVVATNAHGSTFSDPVDIDVVYIVMPNPPEKVVVTVLEDKGWPFLRVSWEPPHKADTRSGWITLIYELRIRLDGEDEWEMHLAGQQKMFNIFSLRSGGTYHVQVRCKPDHGFWSEWSSTFDAKVPEYVHREKSTWILITVFCAFIFLVLAWLLHMNSHRSLKHCILPPVPGPKIKGFDKQLLKSGKSEGIFSAMMVSDFPPTTLSNCEDFLVEFLEVYIPEEQELMLEESKDLHNAGLKSGGSTYDNDSGRGSCDSHTLLMDKCGRLKEEEKRTDQEKSPMDAQRHQKKRNEGALTYSHDDIVSPDMSSGRVKTWPSVYSPLPQYSSLNQMSLLETAKQHCLSDSLFLPISSSSYLTQPGHGTNKEALGPSYWDKKYHSLHPQTQALWQLQAHSEVNISSVGRIKAPAGQQPLALRTTEYVEVQRVNEEDVVLLQPVMSDCGADCPLPRQEEDYSKVIGVNGDNVLLLQREVAGHEAERCPCEGQEMNGAMESCLPSSIVTQKPAACFHTGTPVRDDTSLAVSGYVDTATIFTTY from the exons ATGAAGAACGTCTCAGGAGCAGCCCTGCTGTTGTTTCTGTCGTTCTTCACGCCGCACGCACAGGGAACAA ATTCCTTAGGCATCAGCCCTCCGGAGAAACCTGCTCTGACCAGATGTCGTTCTCCTGAAAAGGAGACCTTCACCTGCTGGTGGGTGCCAGGATCTGACGGGGGCCTGCCCACCACCTACGCCCTGTACTATCGCAAAGAGAA CTCTGATACAGTGTACGAGTGTCCCGACTACCACACGGCCGGGGAGAACTCCTGCTTCTTCAACAAGAACGACACGTCCATCTGGGTCAACTACAACATCACTGTGGTTGCCACCAACGCACACGGCAGTACCTTCTCCGACCCCGTGGACATAGATGTGGTCTACATCG TCATGCCTAATCCTCCAGAGAAGGTAGTGGTGACTGTGTTGGAGGACAAGGGCTGGCCCTTCCTCCGGGTGTCATGGGAACCACCACACAAGGCCGACACCCGCTCCGGCTGGATCACTCTGATCTACGAGCTCCGCATCAGGTTGGATGGAGAAGATGAGTGGGAG ATGCACCTTGCAGGACAACAGAAGATGTTTAACATTTTCAGTCTGCGGTCAGGTGGTACGTACCATGTCCAGGTGCGCTGTAAGCCCGATCATGGTTTTTGGAGTGAATGGAGTTCCACCTTCGACGCCAAAGTGCCTGAAT ATGTCCATCGGGAGAAGTCAACGTGGATCCTCATTACAGTCTTTTGTGCCTTCATCTTCCTCGTCCTCGCGTGGTTGTTACACATGAACAGccacag aaGTCTGAAGCATTGCATTCTGCCACCTGTCCCCGGTCCTAAAATCAAAGGATTTGATAAACAACTTCTAAAG AGTGGCAAGTCTGAGGGGATCTTCAGTGCAATGATGGTCTCCGATTTCCCCCCGACCACATTGTCCAACTGTGAAGATTTTCTGGTGGAGTTCTTAGAGGTGTAcatccctgaggagcaggagctgatgCTGGAGGAAAGCAAGGATCTGCACAATGCCGGCCTCAAATCCGGGGGCTCCACGTACGACAATGACTCCGGCCGGGGCAGCTGTGACAGCCACACTCTGCTGATGGATAAGTGCGGAAGgttgaaagaggaagagaagcgaACAGATCAGGAGAAAAGTCCGATGGACGCTCAGAGGCACCAGAAAAAAAGGAATGAGGGTGCGTTGACCTACTCTCATGATGATATCGTTAGCCCTGACATGTCCAGTGGACGGGTGAAGACCTGGCCTTCTGTGTATTCGCCTCTGCCTCAGTACAGCTCACTTAACCAAATGAGCCTGCTTGAGACGGCGAAACAGCACTGCCTCTCCGACAGCCTGTTCCTCCCAATCTCCTCGTCCTCCTACCTCACCCAGCCTGGCCATGGCACCAATAAGGAGGCTCTAGGACCAAGCTACTGGGACAAGAAATATCACTCACTCCATCCTCAGACGCAGGCCCTCTGGCAACTCCAGGCCCACAGCGAGGTCAACATCTCCAGCGTCGGCCGCATAAAAGCGCCCGCTGGTCAGCAGCCGCTTGCTCTCCGGACCACCGAGTATGTCGAAGTCCAGAGGGTCAACGAGGAGGACGTGGTGCTCCTGCAGCCTGTCATGTCGGACTGTGGGGCTGACTGCCCCCTGCCACGCCAGGAGGAGGACTACAGCAAGGTGATTGGGGTGAACGGTGACAACGTGCTTCTTCTCCAGAGAGAGGTGGCGGGACACGAGGCGGAGAGGTGCCCCTGTGAGGGCCAGGAGATGAATGGAGCGATGGAGAGCTGCCTCCCGTCATCCATTGTTACCCAGAAGCCTGCAGCCTGCTTTCACACTGGCACACCAGTCCGGGATGACACTAGCCTGGCAGTGAGTGGCTATGTAGACACTGCCACCATATTTACTACCTACTAG